The Erinaceus europaeus chromosome 4, mEriEur2.1, whole genome shotgun sequence genomic sequence attctccactggacatgggcattgactggtcgattaaTACTACTCCCCCCcgtactcccaggctgtctctctttccctagtagggtgcggttctggggaagtggagctccaggacacattgatggaattgtctgtccagggaagtctggctggcattatgctagcatctggaacctggtgtctgaaaagagagttaacgtacaaagccaaacaaattgttgatcaatcatgaacttaaaggctgggacAGTGCAGATgacgagttgggggggggggctcctccattttgtagatagctagtaggcatatttaagttatattccaaagggtctgtggctataatagttttttttcccctgagtctgaaatctgatatgcaggtggatccaagttattgtctggggagatgaagtcttggctggaaaaggaatggaaagctggatcagggaagagagtagctctctaatatgggaaaggggtataaatattattgactgtaaaccccaccgatttgatttggtctggggcccatattcagcttaggagcctatgtgattactgcatccctgtagatctgagctcaaattctgtggtcatgagtaggaactttccaagctgccccaatatcaatctgtcttcctcaggtgtagcatagagtatgtcgtccatttggaggatggaacattctctaccattgttgatccaagttgagggcaaggtcctatggggggcccacaatgggAGACCCCAGCTTCTTCAGGGAATGCTATTACAACTTCTGAGACCCCAGGCTCACAGAGGACATTATACCAGCATCACTCCTGTATGGAGATCACTTACCTAAACATCTTGATTATGACTCATCAGAGGCCCATGTCCCTGTTTGGGCACCAAATCTGCAGGCTCACTCCTGCTTCCGCCAGTCTCCCAGATCTGTTGGGAGACAGAGGTCAAGAGCGGCCCTCATGGTCTCAGAGCAGCTCAGCGTGTGAGGGTGATGTGTGCAGGGAGACAAACACTCAGTCAGCCTTGGGAAAAGCCTCAGAGGGTGATtcgtttatttgatagagaaagcaagtacatatacccattgcccagTTAGAAGGTCAAGGTagtcattaacccaaacacagagcaacacaatgcatagttgcaTATTGgcctataaactatttgatcacaaatgaagaattaccatacaagcTTTGACCACAAGCTTCACAGTGCATATTTCTATGGGgaaaattacaggcacctcagaggatgggggaggaggaaggacagTTGAGCAAAAAtgtatgtggtggctttcaagttaggctaaacacaatgtacagtaattcatggcctttgttttaaggggagaggagaggcatgtgtaGAATGGTAGCCCCCTCTGggggaagccatccatcattagttcaagaggtcaggggaacctgctTTTCTCTGGAGTAAAGggatagttggggggggggtaaactCGCTTGAACcccatggaaacaatggcctggacttcccgggACAGTGGACCCTATTCCCCAAcatttctggagaggtggggatcaaggacacattggtgaggtcatctgcccagggaagtcaggttggcattgtggtatcatctgcaacttggtggctgaaaagcattaagatattgtcactggtcatctccatcagaaacaacacagtaggcccctttgtggcccccataagaccttgtcctcaatgtggatcaacaatggtagagaatgttccatcctctgaatggaggctagacaacatactctagcaCCTGAGGAATAtcagtcctgaaattggggcatgctggaacattcctactcatgaccccagaatttgagctcatacctacagggatgcagaggtgacgtaggctcctaagctgaatatgggccccagatcaaatcgatggggtttacagtcctaaaataaacctactagttatctccaaaatggagaccccaaatcttctgcactattccagcctttaggttcatgagtagtcagcaatttgtttggctttatatgttaactgttttttcagccaccaggttccagatgctatcatgatgccaaccagacttccctgggaaggtGACCCCATCAGTGTAttctggagccctacttccccagagccctgccccactaaggaaagagagagacaggctgggagcatggatcaatctgccaatgcccatgttcagcggggaagcaattacagaagccagaccttccaccttctgtaccctataatgatcctgggtccatactatcagagggttaaagaataagaaacctatcagtgaaagggatgggataaggagttctggtgatgggaattgtgtggagttgtaccctctcttatcctatggttttatcagtgtttcctttttataagtaaaaattaaataataaaaaagaaataaagcagaatatgtcatttaataatcaggaacttaaaggtaagaatatagcagaagagatttgggggtctttatgtggaagaagctaagaagtctattttaggtattttccaaggagCCTGTGACTTTacagatttttgcctgagcctggtagctaacatgcaggtgagctaaagatGTTGTCTGGAGATATAATATCAGATTTGTAAATAGGACTAGAACGCTGTCTCagggcagagtgtagctcccaaatatgggaaaagtatattaataccgttaactgtaagtCCCATCAATCTGACATAGGTCCCATGTCTACTCATAccacagaagcctgtgtgacctctgcatctcttttgggcggcactatgaatccactgttcctggagggcattttttcccttttactggataggacagagaaactgagaaaggaggggggatagagggggagagagacacctgtagccctgcttcacaggctgtgaagttggagagctgggagcttgaactgggatccttgtgggtgcttgcacttagtactatgggctcttaaccgggtgtgccaccgcctaacaCCCTAATATCGTTCTTCCCTATTAATGTGGCCCCTATATTTCTATGAATTTCCCGCTTGTCACTTTTACTGCATTCCCTTCTGATAACTTGTCTGTTATTTGACTATCAACTTCTTAGTTGACCCACGTTCTGTTCAGGAGCATTTTTTCGAATCCACTTGTTGAGATTTTTCTGATTTCTATTTTCTTGTGAATGTGTAACCTTAGACACTTATTTATGAAGGCTGTTAATATGTTAAGTCCTGACATATGGTCAGTTCTCAAAAatattccatgtgcacttaagcaagaATATGTTTTCACTGTGGTTCAAAGTTTCTCCCTACATCCTAAGTCTGTTTACCTATTGCTTTGTTTAAAGACACTTTCATTGTGGATATTTCCCCACATTGTGGATCTGTCTCTTGACAAAACTGGTGTGTTAAGATCCCCGAGACTTCACTTTTGAATGAAAagagacattttaaaataaacatatgtGGATGAATACTTCTGCATGTTTAAGAAAATAGAGGATAAGCATCAGAAATATGCATTTTGGATTGGTTAGGCTGGGTCTCTGTGCTGGCGCCAGCACTCTCGTGACTCTTAGGGGAACCAAAACATTCTAATAatattctctatttttatttactatttattttttaaaacaaaatcattttatttcactttctgaGTCCCATTGCAGTCTCTTCAGCAGCAGATCGCTCACACCCACAGGCAGAAGCAGCTATGCAGAAGCACAGACCCGGCCCCGATGCTGGCCCCTGCTGCCCAGGAGACCCTGTGCCTGGCTGCTCAGGAGTTCCGGGCGCCCCCAGCTGGATGTAAGGTCTGTCTGCACGCAGCTCTCAGCCTGGCTGCTCAACGCCCTGCCACCTGcatgcagagcagagcagagcacaggCCTGTGAGACGCAGGAGCCCCCaaatactgtttatttatttttatggtatacagtcaatagtaaaataccagtgtttgtacatgcgtaagatttctcagttttccatataactatctaacctcctctaggtcctcttctgccatcatgttccaggacccaaaccctctccccgcccccactCTTCCCcagcagagtcttttactttgaggcaatacaccaaatccagtccaagtcatgcttagtgttttcccttttgtttttatttttcaacttctgtctatgtattttctgtttttaagttGGAGCCCAGAGCACCCAACTCATGCAGAGTGTCCCAGTATGTAATGAGGGAGCATGGAAGGTGCCTcatacacagaaagaaagaaagaaagaaagaaagaaagaaagaaagaaagaaagaaagaaagaaaccactggAACATATTAAAAATTGCTGGCTAATCAATAAAAATATCCCAAATTAAATCATTTCCAGAACATTCCTTTCCATGGACACTATCTGCTCTTTATCTAGTTTTCTTCTTTCTAGTTTTCTCCTTATctaattattttcttcttatgCCTTCACAGTACAAGACTCTGACTTGACTTGGAAGTGAGCTGATGAGTAACCTTCTTTCAATAGTATCTGCCAGAGCCCAGGAGTCAGGGAAACACACTGGGTTGAAACGTATATTTCAGAGCCTGTGGCCATCTTGGAGAGATGCTCTGGACACTTGCCCCTCACTGTCCCTGTGGCATAGCTGACTcatgtcctatcctacaatttgtttcttcctccccAGGGAGAAGCAACACCTCTTCCCAGCCTGGACACAGACTGAGGAGCTGTCAGACAGAGTATTAAGATCCTGCTGCTGCTGGCAACATGAACCCAAAAGATGGTGCAGACAACTCAAGTAGTGAGCTTCCTCTTTCCTGGCCAGCTTCTCCTGGAGACAGAGAACTGCTGGTAATGCCTCCAGGTTGAGTTAACCTCAGACTATCAAGAATGGAGAAAGGGTGTGATGAATGAGTGACTGGATCCCCCAAGAGGACTCAATGGGGGGGAGTCTGTCACTTGAGAGTGcttgctttctccctccccctgctgCCCATCAAATGGCCCGGTGTGGGGTTGGGATAGCCCACTGCAGTGGGAAACAGCAGAAGGGGAGGAGAATAGGGATCTGAAGGAGGATGACTTGGGGTGGAGCAAGGACAGAAAAGAGACCAGCAACCTGGGAACCTGGGAGGCTTCTTCTGCCCTCTGACACCACAGGGCAAACATACTACCCTGGGGCATTGCCAAATACCTGACCTCTCTACAAAGGTCATTGGCCTCTGAACTGGTCCCTGGTTTGGCCTTTGCCACCTCCCACCTGtgtggtagcttttttttttttttcaaagacccTAGAGAGGCCCTGCTCTGCTCATTCTCCCATCCTACATATACTGAACAGAAAACACAGAGGTGTTAGGCTGTATTTTTCCTCCATCTAGACCCtggtttcttttctccctttactGAGCAGAGAAAGAACAATGCATACAAACAATGCATTTTATTAATCCACCTTTCCCAGGAGAAACATCAGGAACTTGCTCTTTCCTTGAGCAAGTGTAGTCACTGATCCTACAGTCACAACACTCACTTGATGTGAACAATCATTTATTTCACTGTGGAAGCATGATTGCATTTGTTTACAGGATGCCACACCCGCCCAGCTGAAGGGGTACAAGCTATTCCTTGTGTGACTTGTAGTCTCCTTCTAAGGATAATAGTTTTGAacaaatattattatattatattataattattttcattatattatttGAATTATATAGATACCAGGAGTTTTATAACTTAATGACTTAGAAGTGCAAGTACAAGGTGCCGACAATGTTGGTTTCTCGTGACACTTGTCTTCCTCATCTAGCTTCACAATGCGTTGCATTTTCCTTGTGTGTGTAGAGAAagaatgagggaggaagggaaggaggacaaAGTGGAGCAAGGAAAGCTCagtgtctcttttattttatttctttcttttttttttttttggttccagggTTCTCGTGGgggtcagtgactgcactatgagtctactgctcatggagaccattttccccattttgttgcccttgtttttgtgttttgttgtagttgttactgttgtcatagctgttgttgttgttggataggacagagagaaatagagagaggaggggaagacagagagaaggaaagaaagttagacacctgcagacttgcttcactgcttacaaaatgatcccctgcaggtggggagctgggtgctggaactgggatccttaagctgaaccttgtgctttgcgccatatgtgcttaacccgctgtgctaacacccagccctctattgtttttcttttctcctcctccttctccttatattcttctttttcttctccttcttctcattttccttcttttttttttttttttgtctccagggttatcgctgaggctcagtgcctgcaccactaatttGCTGTCCTgacggtttttttttttcattttttaatttgacaggatagaaatttgagagaggagggaagatagagagggagagagaaaaacacctgtagacctgcttcactgcttgtgaagtttccccctgcagagaaggagtggagggcttgaacccggatacttgcctgggtccttgcacttagtactgtgtgtgcttaactgtatgCACCaccagcctctctcttttttcttagaATGCCAGTCTCATCAGGATTGGGTCTGACACTGATGTCTGAATTTATCTTCACCTCTTTAATCCTCATTTCTAAGTATAATCATCTGGGAGATTAGGAATAAAACATATGAATCTTGGAGGAGGGTGATACATTTAAGTTTACAACAACAGGTAGCTCCATCTAAAGTACCCAAGAAACAGCTTCTCGGGGAGACGAGGACTTAGTCACCTGAGACTTAGTACCTCAGTGTCCTTTAACCTTGTTCTTTGTTCTTTACATCCAGAGTCCAACAGCTCTATTGAGGATGCAGCTAGATACATTCAGAATGCCATGTGCAGAGAAGACCTGCAACTCTTTCTGGCTGACAGACATGCTTGGAAGAATTTTGTGACTGAGGCCAAATTATCCAGGTATCCTCTGGGGGACCAGGGTGTCACTCAGATCTCCCTCCCTGGGCTAGTTCTGCATGTGCAGGCACGACTCCAGCACCTGAGGATTCTGGCTGAGTTGAGGCAGCTCCTTCTGCAAAGCCGAGGACGTCCTGCCCTCCATATCATTCATCTGTTGAGAGAGAACAGCCCCTATGTGAGATGGGGGCAGCTTATGTGACCTTGGGCCAGGAATTTACCCATtcctgcctcagtttcttcatctgcttAGTGCTGCAGTGAGGGACCTGCAATAATGGTGTAAAGAACTTTTCATGGTTGGCATGTAGTCGGTGCTCCATCTTGAATACTTCCTAGGTGCTTCCTGGAAAGAAAGAGGGTAGTCGATAGTTTTATTCCTGAATTAAAAGGAAATTAGTTCCTTCtttaggaataaatataaaaaagaaaatcctagaaTAGTGTATGTACCTGAGGATTCTGGCAGTcaccctctccccaccaccaccaccactcttgGGAATCACACAAACTCTGCAGAATCCTTTTAATCCTGAAGGTAGAAAGACTGCAGTGGGTTTGGAAGGAGCCAGTGAGGATCCTGACTCTATCCCTGGGAAGATCTAGGTCTCTGGAATTGTGATTGGTAGTTTAAAATTCAACACATGTCCAGTGAGGATACAATTCAATGTGAGGGGATAACAGCAAAGGACTTAGAGTGAACTGTCACCACAGTTCACAGAGGTGGAAAACCATGTCTGATCATCCTCTCAAAGGCCTGGaccagtgtcagagttgggatgGGGATGGAGTAGGTTGGAGGACTGTTAGGAAGGCTTGGTTAGCACAGCCGGGTCTAGGGTGGTGATGGGGTCTTCAGCAGAGACCTCGAGGAGGCATGGGGTCTTAATGGGAGAGAGGgcatttcttcctttcctgaTTTGACCCCATCGTTGATGGTCGTGAATGTACGTGAGTTTTGTGTCCTCCACATTCCCTCTGGAGCTGGGTATGCTCCACAGCCATCCGGGATCCTCTTCTATTCTGAATGAGTAGCTGATCTGCGGGGAAGCCATGTGGCTAGTGATAGTTTCCGTAGTCAGAGGGGTGGCTTTCCATTTTGTATGATTTGGTAGAAGCCAAGGAGACTGTAAATCTCCTCCAAAAAAGGAAGTACACCCTCTAGTGGATGCCCAAGAGCAAGTCTTCTCAGACTTGGCATTTCAGAAGATTAGTTCTTTTTttgtaagtttttatttataaaatgtaaatattggcaggagtcgggctgtagcacagcgggttaagcgcaggtggcgctaagctcaaggaccggcgtcaggatcccggttcgagcccccggctccccacctgcaggccggtcccttcacaggcgttgaagcaggtctgcaggtgtctgtctttctctccccctctctgtcttcccctcctctctccatttctctctgtcctatccaacaacaatgacatcaataataactacaacaataaaacaacaagggcaacaaaagggaataaataaataaaataaaattttttaaaaaatgtaaatattggcaagaccataggataagaggagaacaattccacacagttcccaccaccagaactccatatcctaccccctcccatgaaagctttcctattctttatccctctgggaatatggacccaggatcattatgggggtacagaagtggaaggtttgacttctgtaattgcttccctgctgaacatgaccattggcaagttgatccatactcccaataagACTGGTTCTTAACATCTCTTGAATCTGTAAGAAGTTCCTTACAATTGCACATGACCTTAGTGTTTATTTACACAAAGCTGTCACCTGCTGTGACTAACAAGGACACCCAAAAGGCCTGATGCTTGATGGGAAGTTGAAAGGCAGAGAAGAGGGGTGAGAAAGTCCCAGAAAAATCAAAGGTAGTAGATCTTCAGTTTCTTTGTCACTAGAGCCATGGCAGGGACCAGTGACTCTCAGCAGGCAGGTCACCATCTAAAACAGCTGGAGGTAAGCAGGTGACAGGGAAAAAAGGGCTCCTTTTAGCTGTGAGGTTTTAATTCTaagtttttacatttttactttttttcaagtGCTACATGAGCCACACTTCCAAGTACCAAGGCACAGCACCGAGAGCACCCTTAATTTTGACACAGTCTGGCACATCTCCCAAATGCCCCTGGGGTTTGATCATTCTCCAGATAGAAGACAGTTTATGAGACAAAACAGACACAgggaagtcgggaggtagcacagcgggttaagcgcaggtggtgcaaagcgcaaggaccggcataaagatcctggttcgagccccagctcctcacctgcagggtggtcacttcacaggcagtgaagcaggtctgcaggtgtccatctttctctccccctctctgtcttcccctcctctctccatttctctctgtcatatccaacaacgatgacatcaataacaacaataataactataacaataaaatgacatgagcaacaaaagggaataaataaatatttttaaaaaaacagacacaGGCTGAAATTAGCAAAGGGAGAAACTGAAAGTTTACAGGGTCTTACATATGACACTTTAATTGTCCCGAGACATCACTGTTCTTTATTCAATGTGCAGCAGTGTGCATGGCAGTGCCTGTCAGGGTATATGATcgcaggagaggaaaaaaaaatctgacattgTTGAAAGCATACAGAAAAGGTATCCAGGACTAGTGTGATAAATGTCAAGACTGCTGACATAGTGGAGAGAGATTGGACCAAATGCATCAAAGACATGTGGGAATATGTAGCCAACAAGCAGAATGAGAGCAGGTATGGACGAAGGTGATTAGAGCAGTGTCAGGAACAGGCAGATCCTTGTTAACATGCCACTTGCTAAGGGCTAGTCAAGGGCTTGCTACATCACAGCTTAAGGGGGAGGGATTTGACCTGATATCACAAGTGATGTATGTTAAGAGTGGAGGAGAGTTTTGATTAAATGGATTAGCTggattctttcttattttttgcctccagggttatcacttggcttggtgccagtgctacgaatccacagctcctggaagccattttttccactttattcaataggacagagagaaattgagaggagaggggagatagagagggagagagaaagttagacacctggagaccagctttgccatctgtgaagcttcccccctgcatgtggggagcaggggcttgaactgggttcttgtttgggtctttgtgcttagtactatgtgcacttgactgggcgtgccactgcccagccccctggattCTTCTTAGAACAGGGACACACAACCCATCAAGAACAGAATATGGATGCCAGTTCAAGGCAGAGGTAGgttcaaaagagattaagatgtCCTGCAGGATATTCTTTTTTAACCTgagacatgtatccataattttcATGGAACTTGGCTACATCTTGCTTCTTTACCTGATCTGTAGTCTTTAGGGGCCAAGTGCAGATCTGTATGAGTGAGATAATACTTCACTACACAGGAAGATTCTTTGAATGCAGGTGTTACTACCATGATATCCCTTCCTGTTCACCTGTAGGGTTAgtattctttttttgaaaattttatttacttattaatgagaaagatagggggagaaagataagaaaaaaatagacatcactctggtacatgtgctattggggactgaactcaggacctcatgcttgagagtccaatgctttatctactgctccacctcctggaccaggagGTTTAGTATTCTACCAATACCTGCTGTTGTGATAGTGCTGACATGCCTTTGCGTAGAGAgatttcttttgatttttcaGTGCAGTGCTAGAGATTGTGCTCAGGATCTGACATGTGTACTCTAACTTGGACTCTCTAGCCcagttttattgtatttttatgaaagagtgagatagagacaaagagacacagcaATGCTCTGCCTCCCGTGGAAttctacttattttccctttggggCTCTCATGTCGTGAGAGATAAAATCCAAGTTTATACGATTGCAAACTATGTGCTCTAACTACTGGGCTTCCTCCCTGATTTTCCAGgatgattatgattattatttttaactttgtttaAGGTTTGATGGATGGTTACActacaattgttgatacatggaACAAAAATATGTCCTTACCAAATATCAACTTCTCCCTAGCATCTTTAGTGACATTTATGTATTCATCCCTTGATTGAATATCTAGTGTGAAGTGTCTACACTAGAGCATGTGGAGTATGCAGCATTCAATTACACAAAACTGCTTACATTGGCAAAATCTTTTCTATTTGAGGTATAGTAAGGGTTCTGTGATCAGTGCAGGATAGACTCATTGAGCCCACTTTACAGATGAGCAGACAGGCTGTGCTAATCACCTGAACTTCATCATTACAGGGATGAGGCCGGAGCACTGTATGGATATCTGAAggatccagagacagagaaagaaggcatGGAAGACAGAAACATGTTGTGGCTGTGGCTGCGGTTATCCTTTGTGTTTGGGCTAGGGTTATTCTTGGTGTTATGGTTAGATTTAGGACTAGTCTGGCGTTGTCAGCCACCGGAATGGGGCTTGGAACTGCTGCTACCATTGGCAGCTTATCCACCAATATGGTGGAGTACTCAAAGATGGCATCAGTAGAAGCTGAAGTCAGGCGTTTGACATCAGCTGACATTGACCAAGGGAACGTGAACATGGAAACTGGTCACGGCAATTTTGCTAACATGACTCATTTGAGAAATACTTTTATAAGAGGTGTGGAGGGCATTGCAAATAACATCCAGGCTATCAAGTTGTCCAAAGGTTCTCCTCGCTTAGTAACCTCTGCCAAACGATTCATGACCACAGGAGTGATCTCAGCtcgagaaggaaggaaggtgcaTAAAGCTTTTGGAGGCACTGTTCTGGCAATGTCAAAAGGAACCCGGGTGTTGGGTGCAGTCAGTGCAGGCGCCTTCATTTTTTTTGATGCATACAACCTCGTGCAGGAGTCAAAGCACTTGTATGAGGGGGCAAAGACAGAGTCAGCTGAACAGTTGAGGCATTGGGCCCATGAGCTGGAGATGAGGTTGGAGCAGCTCGAACAAATCCATTCGAGACTGCAACAGGAGTCACCCCTGGGAGGAGGCGCAGGGAGGAGGGCTGTGTGGTTTAAAAAGTTGTAGACTTACCTTTAAGAGAGACAAAAAAGTGGGAAACAAAGATTTTGAAATTGTATGTTGATTCTTTTTTCTACCATTTACTCATTCTTGTTTTATCCATTTGTCTCTGCTTTACCCCGGTAAATAATGTTGCATGTATGGTTATCAGTTTTAGatgtgggcaaacgctagaagaagaaagttttAGATGTGTACAGCTTTGACTCCACCTCATAATTTAATGTGTAGAAGGCACAGCATTTATCACTCCTGAAATAATGTCTAGTGGCTTTTCCTTGTCACTTTGATTTctacatcatcaataataatttAATAGTGTGTTAATGTGTAAGAAGTTGGGTTTTTAAAACTTGAAACTCTAGGGGCCCgaaggtggcacacttggttaaatgctcagattacagtgcacaaggacccagattcaaaccccctgctccccaccctttgggggaagcttcatgagtggtgaagcactgctgcaggtgtctctctccctctctattttcccctcccctctcaatttttttgtctctttccaataataaataaatattttttttaaaaaatcttgcaaCTCTAAATTCTAGTTTCATTGCATTGTGATCTGAAGTGTGATCTATGTATTTATGCTCCACCCTGCCCTGGATCTGAACCTGAATCCTCCCCTCAAAGTATCCACAGAACAATATGCCCCAACCAAAACCTCCTGAGGGCATAGCCTGGTCCCTTCCCCAGGTGCCCATTGCACTAAAATGCCCACAAGGACTCACTCACTCAGAGGCAGAAACAGATCTCATCTGAAAACTACATTCTGCTAAGCAATCTTGCCCAACCCCCTTCTGCATCCAACAAAGAGCCCACTGCATCTGCGAGCAGCCACAGCGAGCAGTGCCTGGTTGGCTGGCGCTGGGGAGCACACTGCGAACCGTGCTGCACTCCCTGGCCTGGGGTCTGGAGCTGCTGAGCAGTGTGCAGCTCTGCTGCTGGGCTGTGCACCTCCCAGGCTTCCTTTGGTAGTTCCAGGCATCACTGTGGCTTTTCATTTCACTGCCCTGCCTGCCAAAccacagaagaagaaagaattcaTC encodes the following:
- the LOC103112741 gene encoding apolipoprotein L3-like, which gives rise to ALSATGMGLGTAATIGSLSTNMVEYSKMASVEAEVRRLTSADIDQGNVNMETGHGNFANMTHLRNTFIRGVEGIANNIQAIKLSKGSPRLVTSAKRFMTTGVISAREGRKVHKAFGGTVLAMSKGTRVLGAVSAGAFIFFDAYNLVQESKHLYEGAKTESAEQLRHWAHELEMRLEQLEQIHSRLQQESPLGGGAGRRAVWFKKL